One Ignavibacteriota bacterium genomic window, CAATCCGCCCATCGGGGTACGTGGTCTGGATCAGCCGCCCGAGGTCATCATACTGGTACGCCTCGACGTTCCCCGCGTGATCCGTTTTCGAGGTCCTGTTGCCCCGTTCATCATAGACGTAGTGCCAGCCCTGGAGGGTGAGGTTCGTCCGGTCGCGCGTGACCATGTGGGTCAACTGGGACGAGGCATCGTAGATGTACTCCGTCCACACGCCATTCGGAAAGACGACCTTCGTTCTCCTGCCCGCAGCGTCGTATTCAAAGCGCGTGATTTGGCCGTCGGAATCAGTGACTTTGACGGGCCGGTTGTTGCGGTCGTATTCCCATTTGGTGACACCACCCTCGGCATCGGTGATGGCAGTGCGGTTGCCGTTCTCGCCGAACTCATACCCGATGGTCTTGCCAAGAAATGAGTCCGTCATCGAGCGAAGTCTGTTCAGATCATCGTAGACGAAGGTGCGCGAGGTCGCGGCGAAGTTGACATTGGGATCAAGATGTCCCTCGAAGGTCTTGTTCCCTTTCTCGTCGAAGGTGTACTGAACTTTTTCCCCGTCGGGATACTCAATCTCCGAGAGCCGCCGGTTCGAGTCATACCGGTAGATCGTCGTGAACCCGTTTCCATCCGTCCGCGTCGCGCGGGAACCCGTTGCTTCGTAGGTGAATGCCGTTTCAATCCCGAGCGGATTGATTTCTTTCGTGAGCCTGTTGTTCAGGTCATACTGGAAGTACGTGGCGTTCCCGTTCGCGTCTTTGACGCTCGTGCGGTTGCCGCGCCCGTCAAACCCGTACTCCGTCACGCCGCCGAGGGCGTCGATGACTTTCCACAACCTGCCAAGTTCATCATAGAGGTAGGTCGTCTCGCTCCCCAAGGCGTCTATCGTTTTCGACTGACGCCCAAGATTGTCGTACTGCGTCGCCGTCACAGAGCCATTGGGGGAGATCGTTTCAGTCGCACGCCCGAGGGAGTCGAAGCGGGTGACGGTAGTGTTCCCGAGTGCGTCGGTGGCAGAACACACACCACTCCCTCCACCGCCTCCGCAGGACGGGCAGCCGACATCGGCGCAATAACCTTGGCGGACCGTGTTGCCGAGCGGGTCCACCGTCTTCACAAGCTGGTTGCCTTTGTTGAACACGAACGCCGTCGTCGAGCCTTTCGCGTCCGTGCGAGCGAGGACCTGCCCGTTTCCGTCGTACTGCGTGCTCGTCACGTTGCCGTTCGCGTCGGTCGCGGACACGAGGCGGTTCTTTTTGTCGAACTGGAAGGTCGAGGTCTTTCCTGTGGCGTCGGTCGAGGTGAGGCGGTTCCCGTTGGCGTCGAAGGTGAAGCTCGTCATGTGGCCTTCGGAGTCGGTCATCGAGAGCACGCGGCCAGCGGCATCAGATACCATCGTCCGCGTGTTTCCCGCAGCGTCGGTGAAGCTCGAAAGATTGCCCCAGCCGTCATATCCGATTCCGGTGACGTTGCCGTAGGAATCCCCCATGCCAGAAATGTTGCCGCTCTGGCCGTCGTACAACAACGTCTGGACTGCGCCGCCGGGCTTGTGGATTTCCGTCGGCTGGCCGTACTCGTTGTTCACGTAGCTCGTCACGTTCCCCGCGGGGTCCGTGGAGGTCAAGAGATTCCCGTTCGGGGTGTACGAGTTCGACGAGGTCTTTCCCTCGGCGTCTGTCACTGTGAGGACACGGGAGTAGACGGGGTCGTAGGTGTACGTCGTCGTGTTCCCAAGGGCGTCCGTCTGGGTCAGGAGATTTCCCCTCTCGTCGAGCGTGTTTCGCGAGACGTTCCCACGTGCATCACGCTGCTCAAGGACGTTCTTGTTCTCGTCCCTCAGGTACTCGACCTTGTTCCCCTCGCCGTCGATGAACAGGGTTTTCGCACCGTTTGGTCCCAGCCGTACTGCTCCTCGTTCCCGTTCGCATCCACGTATTTCGCCGTTTTGGCGATGAAGTCGATCTTCGCGGAACGGATGTATCCTTCAGTGTCTACACTACGGCTCCAACGACCGTCCTCGTCGTAGTACACGTAGGCCGTGTTTCCGTTTTTGTCCGTCTTCGCGATCAGTCGATGTCCAGCATCGTAAACGAAGCTCTCGGCGGAGCCGAGCACGTCGGTGACTGAGGCAAGATCGTTGCCAGAATAGCCGAAAAGGACTGTCCGTCCGTACAGGTCTGTTACCTGCGTGACGTGGCCGTTCGAGGTCTGGAATGACAGCGCGACGCGCCCCGCAGCGTCCGTCACAGTCGAGGGCAGGCCGTTCGCGTACTGGATCGTGACAGTGTTCCCGTTCGGCTCGCTCACCGAGAGGAACTTGCCATCCAGACCGAACTCCCGCACGATTCCTTCCTTGCTCGCGAGCGTGAACCCGCCAGCATGTCTGGCGAGCGTGTCGTACACGCCCGACGGGTTGTTGTAGTCGCTCGTCCCCGTCGGCGTGAACAAGTCTTCGCGCCCGTTCTCGCGGAAAACTGTCACGACTCCCTCAGGCGTCTCGAACGCTCGGATGCCATACGTCCACGCCCAGCCGTATCCAAACCCCGCGTCCCGTTTCGTGATGCTGTTGTACGTTCTCGCGAGGACGACGGGGATGCCGCGGGAGTTGACGGAGAGGTCGGTTTCATTGAAGAAATAGTTGCCGTTCGCCAAGTCCACCTGC contains:
- a CDS encoding RHS repeat protein, producing the protein MTDAEGKTSSNSYTPNGNLLTSTDPAGNVTSYVNNEYGQPTEIHKPGGAVQTLLYDGQSGNISGMGDSYGNVTGIGYDGWGNLSSFTDAAGNTRTMVSDAAGRVLSMTDSEGHMTSFTFDANGNRLTSTDATGKTSTFQFDKKNRLVSATDANGNVTSTQYDGNGQVLARTDAKGSTTAFVFNKGNQLVKTVDPLGNTVRQGYCADVGCPSCGGGGGSGVCSATDALGNTTVTRFDSLGRATETISPNGSVTATQYDNLGRQSKTIDALGSETTYLYDELGRLWKVIDALGGVTEYGFDGRGNRTSVKDANGNATYFQYDLNNRLTKEINPLGIETAFTYEATGSRATRTDGNGFTTIYRYDSNRRLSEIEYPDGEKVQYTFDEKGNKTFEGHLDPNVNFAATSRTFVYDDLNRLRSMTDSFLGKTIGYEFGENGNRTAITDAEGGVTKWEYDRNNRPVKVTDSDGQITRFEYDAAGRRTKVVFPNGVWTEYIYDASSQLTHMVTRDRTNLTLQGWHYVYDERGNRTSKTDHAGNVEAYQYDDLGRLIQTTYPDGRIVSWSYDAVGNRLTQTDNGSLTTYSYNAANQIQTMTSPSGAQTTFGFDGNGNMLWKSEPSGMTYYTWDFENRLREVTSPSGTTTFGYDPNGIRVFKESGGVRTDYLIDTVSVLAEYEAGVRKSAYTLGSRIDEIVSQTNDQGKYWYLADALGSVTALTDTVGRLIKTYRYGAWGEDRGETGPDLRNPYRWTGREWDPTG
- a CDS encoding RHS repeat protein, with the translated sequence MYLHQHDEAFLDAIEDLVNEGAHVYVPRYPITIGSWRGSGYIGGGQYIISGGTGSSSPVTLSGGSGGGGSGSGSGSGGGGCSSPTVPGPSQVDLANGNYFFNETDLSVNSRGIPVVLARTYNSITKRDAGFGYGWAWTYGIRAFETPEGVVTVFRENGREDLFTPTGTSDYNNPSGVYDTLARHAGGFTLASKEGIVREFGLDGKFLSVSEPNGNTVTIQYANGLPSTVTDAAGRVALSFQTSNGHVTQVTDLYGRTVLFGYSGNDLASVTDVLGSAESFVYDAGHRLIAKTDKNGNTAYVYYDEDGRWSRSVDTEGYIRSAKIDFIAKTAKYVDANGNEEQYGWDQTVRKPCSSTARGTRSST